From Riemerella anatipestifer ATCC 11845 = DSM 15868, a single genomic window includes:
- a CDS encoding sugar transferase codes for MKGEQYAYLKIKYTLARILAGVIIVVIFPLLLFLLILVSVDTFSYGIFVQDRVGQYGKLFRIYKFKTIRPVSRKISSIGAFLRKTKLDELPQLFNILKGEMSFIGPRPDVSGYYDGLKGEDRKLLILKPGLLSEASLEYRNEEYLLNQKEDSLKYNDEVIFPHKVKLNLEYLEKLSFKEDLRLLLKACNIFFNR; via the coding sequence ATGAAAGGAGAACAATACGCCTATCTGAAAATAAAATACACACTCGCTAGAATCTTAGCGGGTGTTATTATTGTTGTTATATTTCCTTTACTTTTGTTTTTGTTAATATTGGTATCTGTAGATACATTTTCCTACGGAATTTTTGTACAAGATAGGGTAGGGCAGTATGGCAAGCTATTTAGGATATATAAGTTTAAAACCATTCGTCCGGTTTCTCGTAAAATATCAAGTATAGGTGCTTTTTTAAGAAAAACTAAGTTGGATGAGCTTCCCCAATTGTTCAATATTTTGAAGGGAGAAATGAGTTTCATCGGACCTCGTCCAGATGTGTCGGGCTATTATGACGGTCTCAAGGGAGAAGATAGAAAATTACTGATTTTAAAACCAGGACTTTTATCAGAAGCGAGTTTAGAATACAGAAACGAAGAGTACCTCTTGAATCAAAAGGAAGACTCATTGAAATATAATGATGAAGTTATTTTTCCACATAAAGTCAAACTAAATTTAGAATATCTAGAGAAATTATCCTTTAAAGAAGACCTAAGACTGTTGCTAAAAGCCTGTAATATTTTTTTCAATAGATAA
- a CDS encoding aminotransferase class I/II-fold pyridoxal phosphate-dependent enzyme, producing MNTKIWLSSPHMGGNEQKYINEAFAENWVAPLGPNVNQFEESIKTYLGQSVDVAALSAGTAALHLALIILGVKMGDEVICQSMTFSASANPIAYQGATPVFIDSEKETWNMCPLALEDAIKERLSKGKKPKAIIVVHLYGMPAKMDELMAVASKYEIPIIEDAAEALGSSYKGQKCGTFGEMSILSFNGNKIITTSGGGALLCQTSAQKEKAVFLSTQARDNAPHYQHSEIGYNYRMSNICAGIGCGQMEVLDERISQRRANHQFYIDLFKNIEGVEVFAEPSEDYFSNHWLSAVVIDAQKAGFSREDLRLKFLEDNIESRPLWKPMHLQPVFAEAPYYGGRVAEQLFENGLCLPSGSNLTDADRQRISEVVYKLKS from the coding sequence ATGAACACAAAAATATGGTTATCCTCTCCACACATGGGAGGAAATGAACAAAAATATATCAATGAGGCATTTGCTGAGAATTGGGTAGCCCCATTAGGTCCTAATGTTAATCAATTTGAAGAAAGTATTAAAACCTATTTGGGACAAAGTGTAGATGTGGCAGCCCTCAGTGCGGGCACCGCTGCATTACATTTAGCTTTGATTATTTTAGGGGTTAAAATGGGAGATGAGGTCATTTGTCAGAGTATGACTTTTTCGGCATCGGCAAATCCTATTGCTTATCAAGGAGCTACACCTGTGTTTATTGATAGCGAAAAAGAGACTTGGAATATGTGTCCATTAGCTTTAGAAGATGCTATTAAGGAGAGATTGTCCAAAGGTAAAAAGCCGAAAGCCATTATCGTTGTCCACCTTTACGGAATGCCAGCAAAAATGGATGAACTGATGGCAGTTGCTTCTAAATATGAAATTCCCATCATTGAAGATGCGGCAGAGGCTTTAGGAAGCAGCTATAAAGGACAGAAATGCGGTACTTTCGGGGAAATGAGTATTTTGAGTTTCAATGGTAATAAAATTATTACGACTTCAGGAGGTGGAGCCTTGCTCTGTCAGACCTCTGCACAGAAAGAAAAAGCGGTGTTTTTATCTACTCAGGCAAGGGATAACGCACCACATTACCAGCATTCTGAAATTGGGTATAATTATAGAATGAGCAACATTTGTGCAGGGATAGGCTGTGGACAAATGGAGGTTTTAGATGAAAGGATTTCTCAGCGTAGAGCCAATCATCAGTTTTATATTGATTTGTTCAAAAATATAGAAGGAGTGGAGGTATTCGCAGAGCCATCGGAAGATTACTTCTCTAACCATTGGCTGTCAGCAGTGGTGATTGATGCTCAAAAGGCTGGTTTTTCCAGAGAGGATTTACGCTTGAAATTTTTGGAAGATAATATCGAATCTCGTCCATTATGGAAGCCAATGCATTTGCAACCTGTTTTTGCTGAGGCTCCATATTACGGTGGTCGGGTGGCGGAGCAGTTGTTTGAAAACGGATTGTGTTTGCCTTCGGGGTCTAATTTAACCGATGCGGATAGACAGAGAATATCAGAAGTGGTTTATAAACTGAAAAGTTAG
- a CDS encoding SDR family NAD(P)-dependent oxidoreductase, with protein MKLKKILIVGASSGIGKATAITLASQGFQLVLMSRNVEKLTEVSQQCSGDGHQVFSVDVTDEEALYNAIAESLQDGIPYDGFVYSAGMEATIPSKLIKKEYLERVLSVNSIPAVLISKCLLKKNYLSSQGASFVLVSSVMGHLGQTAKTAYCMSKHALSGISKALSLELAPKNIRVNCVLPGMVKTDMSIKILESISQENIQKIESMHPLGLGQPEDVANTIKFLLSEDSKWITGVDIPVDGGYSAQ; from the coding sequence ATGAAACTAAAAAAGATTTTAATTGTTGGTGCCTCTTCAGGTATCGGGAAGGCAACTGCCATCACGTTAGCTAGTCAAGGTTTTCAACTTGTTTTGATGTCTCGTAATGTTGAAAAATTAACAGAGGTATCCCAACAATGTAGTGGAGACGGGCATCAAGTATTTTCAGTAGATGTTACAGATGAAGAAGCCTTGTATAACGCTATAGCAGAAAGTCTTCAAGATGGTATTCCATACGATGGTTTTGTGTATTCTGCGGGCATGGAAGCCACGATTCCCTCTAAGCTGATTAAAAAGGAATACTTAGAAAGAGTATTGTCCGTAAATAGCATACCAGCAGTGTTAATTTCTAAATGTTTGCTGAAGAAAAATTACCTTTCTTCCCAGGGGGCAAGTTTTGTGTTGGTTAGTTCGGTAATGGGACATTTGGGACAAACGGCAAAAACAGCCTATTGTATGTCCAAACATGCTCTTTCAGGGATTTCAAAGGCGTTATCCCTAGAGTTGGCTCCTAAGAACATACGAGTAAACTGTGTGCTTCCCGGAATGGTAAAAACCGATATGTCTATAAAAATACTAGAAAGTATCAGCCAAGAAAATATACAAAAGATAGAAAGTATGCATCCTTTGGGATTGGGACAGCCAGAAGATGTTGCCAATACCATTAAATTTTTACTTTCAGAGGATTCTAAGTGGATAACTGGAGTAGATATCCCCGTAGATGGTGGATATAGTGCACAATAA
- a CDS encoding acyl carrier protein, whose protein sequence is MKEKIIKIMAEVFEMDENSFPQEISQETVENWDSLRHLNLIVEIEESFDVSFEPEEISEMITMDKILEMLQKQGKQ, encoded by the coding sequence ATGAAAGAGAAAATAATTAAAATAATGGCAGAAGTTTTTGAGATGGATGAGAATAGCTTTCCACAAGAAATTTCACAAGAAACGGTAGAAAATTGGGATTCGCTCCGTCATCTTAACCTTATTGTAGAGATAGAAGAGTCTTTTGATGTATCTTTTGAGCCAGAAGAAATTTCCGAAATGATTACTATGGACAAGATTTTGGAAATGCTTCAAAAACAGGGAAAACAATAA
- a CDS encoding HAD-IIIC family phosphatase: protein MSKYIYRNYTIEYLFDAQDVFSGYGDVSKPTQGHSDYIIFYQINPSLSPEEQINEIEDIKSKINFILHSGLTGRVIIFTLYRDTNRDWNIKTPELLNAIDSFNIQFLQEKSAQYGHVKILDINRFLQEQKLPIIEWRFFFTSQMPYNPKFSKAFKDWFYKQTHALDLKRKKCIVLDCDNTLWGGVVGEEGPFGIKLGMDYPGICFQSFQKLLLKLSEKGVILAVCSKNNLKDVQEVWDKNPNHLINSNVLSAYRINWQDKASNIKSIAEELNIGTDSFVFIDDNPVERGLVKEFLPEVAVPDFPDKPYELVNFFWQVYHDYFMAYEFSAEDMKKTEQYKQNFFRNESKKAFDDMDDYLSSLGMEIDIIQANESNISRIAQMTQKTNQFNLTTRRYTQEQLQYMLSQGASIYCAHVKDKFGDNGITIAAIITEKEQCLHLDSYLLSCRILGREIEKTVLLALIDKIKKEKQLSNITAEFIPTKKNAMATNFLEKVGFTLIETTTDGVKKYRLEHSEKLQMKDYYKITFK, encoded by the coding sequence ATGTCAAAATATATATATAGAAACTATACGATAGAGTATCTATTTGATGCTCAAGATGTTTTTAGTGGGTATGGAGATGTTAGTAAACCTACACAAGGGCATAGCGATTATATAATCTTTTATCAGATAAATCCTTCACTGTCTCCAGAGGAGCAAATTAACGAAATAGAGGATATAAAGTCTAAAATTAATTTTATTCTACATTCGGGACTCACAGGTAGGGTCATAATCTTTACTCTGTATCGAGATACCAATCGAGATTGGAATATCAAAACACCCGAACTTTTGAATGCAATAGATTCTTTTAATATACAGTTTTTGCAAGAAAAATCGGCTCAATATGGTCATGTGAAGATATTGGATATCAATCGCTTTTTACAAGAACAAAAACTGCCTATTATAGAATGGCGTTTCTTTTTTACCTCTCAAATGCCTTACAATCCCAAATTTTCCAAGGCATTTAAGGATTGGTTTTATAAACAAACTCATGCGTTGGATTTGAAGAGAAAAAAATGTATTGTTTTGGATTGTGATAATACCTTGTGGGGAGGGGTTGTGGGCGAAGAAGGTCCTTTTGGTATTAAATTGGGTATGGATTATCCAGGAATTTGTTTTCAAAGCTTTCAGAAACTGCTTTTAAAGCTTTCGGAGAAAGGAGTGATATTGGCTGTTTGTAGCAAAAATAACTTAAAAGATGTACAAGAGGTTTGGGACAAAAATCCTAATCATTTGATTAATAGTAATGTGCTTTCGGCGTATCGAATTAATTGGCAGGATAAGGCATCGAATATTAAATCCATAGCCGAAGAGTTGAATATTGGCACGGATAGTTTTGTTTTTATAGACGATAATCCTGTAGAAAGAGGATTGGTAAAGGAGTTTTTGCCAGAGGTGGCGGTGCCTGATTTTCCGGATAAACCTTATGAGTTGGTTAACTTTTTTTGGCAGGTATACCACGATTATTTTATGGCATATGAGTTTTCTGCGGAGGATATGAAGAAAACAGAACAGTATAAACAAAATTTCTTCCGCAACGAAAGTAAGAAAGCCTTTGATGATATGGACGACTATTTGTCGAGTTTGGGCATGGAGATAGACATTATTCAAGCCAATGAAAGTAATATTTCCAGAATTGCTCAAATGACACAAAAAACCAATCAGTTCAATCTTACAACCAGAAGATACACACAAGAGCAGTTACAATATATGTTATCGCAGGGAGCATCTATCTATTGTGCCCATGTAAAGGATAAATTTGGAGATAATGGTATTACCATTGCTGCGATTATTACAGAAAAAGAGCAGTGTTTACATCTAGATTCGTATCTTTTGAGTTGTAGAATATTAGGTCGAGAGATAGAAAAAACGGTACTTTTGGCATTGATTGATAAAATTAAAAAAGAAAAACAGCTTAGCAATATTACGGCAGAGTTTATCCCAACTAAAAAAAATGCAATGGCAACTAATTTTTTAGAAAAAGTAGGATTTACTCTAATAGAAACGACGACTGACGGTGTTAAAAAGTATCGCTTAGAGCATTCTGAAAAATTACAAATGAAAGATTATTACAAAATAACATTTAAATAG
- a CDS encoding VOC family protein: MKLHHYGFATKSIDKSLKEFEKIGYTATSEKIIDPIQGVELLFIGNDTSHLIELVSPLDKNDSPVTKILQKNGASLYHICYEVEDLDVTIEDFKKKKFLLVLAPTPAVAFNNRRISFMYNTHLGLIEFLEK, translated from the coding sequence ATGAAACTACATCATTACGGTTTTGCAACCAAGTCTATAGATAAAAGCCTAAAAGAATTTGAAAAAATAGGCTACACAGCGACTAGTGAAAAAATTATAGATCCCATACAAGGGGTAGAGCTTTTGTTCATCGGTAATGATACGAGTCATTTAATAGAGCTGGTATCTCCATTGGACAAAAACGATAGCCCAGTAACGAAAATATTACAAAAAAATGGAGCTTCCCTCTATCACATTTGTTATGAGGTAGAGGATTTAGATGTTACAATAGAGGATTTCAAAAAAAAGAAATTTTTGTTAGTGTTAGCCCCAACGCCTGCAGTAGCATTTAACAATAGAAGAATTAGTTTTATGTACAATACACATTTAGGTTTAATAGAATTTTTAGAAAAATAA
- a CDS encoding 3-oxoacyl-ACP synthase III family protein, protein MAFLQIPNVHIKGIAACVPKKVVKNESLTNIFPQEELEKIINSVGIKERRIADASITASDLCMKAAEKLFADLEIDRESIDVLIFMSQTSDYKIPATAPILQQKLGLSKDCACFDVTLACSGYVYALTTAFTYLNLPNVRRVLLLDGETFSKIVNPKDKTNALLYGDAGTATLLEKKEGEHFSSLLKTDGSGWDAVMIKAGGCRVPTTHQSFQEYEREDGSLGDDTQIYMNGIDVFNFTMKVVPKSIKEITEKCEIALEDIDKIIFHQANKFMTDFFTKKLKYRSDNVPYSLDKFGNTSSATIPLTIVSELKNWQSERKRVLISGFGAGLSWGAAILNLDGTHISDLQEI, encoded by the coding sequence ATGGCATTTTTACAAATTCCTAATGTACATATCAAGGGTATCGCAGCTTGTGTGCCTAAAAAAGTCGTAAAAAATGAAAGCCTTACAAATATTTTTCCTCAGGAAGAGTTAGAGAAAATTATTAACTCCGTTGGTATTAAAGAACGAAGAATCGCTGATGCTAGTATAACGGCATCTGATTTGTGCATGAAGGCTGCTGAAAAACTATTTGCCGATTTGGAAATAGATAGAGAAAGTATAGATGTGTTGATATTTATGTCTCAAACCAGCGATTATAAAATTCCTGCCACAGCACCGATATTGCAACAAAAATTAGGACTTAGTAAAGATTGTGCTTGTTTTGATGTTACTTTGGCTTGTAGTGGCTATGTATACGCTTTAACAACGGCTTTTACTTACCTTAATCTACCTAATGTGCGTAGAGTGTTGCTTTTAGATGGCGAAACATTTTCTAAAATAGTAAATCCTAAAGATAAAACCAATGCGTTGCTTTACGGAGATGCAGGTACGGCTACTTTGTTAGAAAAGAAAGAGGGAGAACATTTTTCTAGTTTACTAAAAACCGACGGATCAGGTTGGGATGCTGTTATGATAAAAGCGGGAGGATGTAGAGTGCCTACCACGCATCAGTCTTTTCAAGAATATGAAAGAGAGGACGGTAGTTTGGGTGATGATACTCAGATATATATGAATGGAATCGATGTATTCAATTTTACTATGAAAGTAGTTCCTAAAAGCATTAAAGAAATCACGGAAAAATGCGAAATAGCATTGGAGGATATTGATAAAATCATATTTCATCAAGCCAATAAATTTATGACGGATTTCTTTACTAAGAAATTGAAGTATCGTTCAGATAATGTTCCATATAGTTTAGATAAATTTGGAAATACAAGCTCTGCTACCATACCGCTTACCATTGTTAGTGAACTAAAAAATTGGCAAAGCGAGAGAAAAAGAGTGTTAATTAGTGGATTTGGTGCTGGATTATCTTGGGGAGCTGCTATTTTAAACTTAGATGGGACACATATTTCGGATTTACAAGAAATCTAA
- a CDS encoding acetyltransferase yields MKKIAIIGAGGFGQEVFCIWKDLLITQQQTFEFIGFFDDDTLVKSNAYGKVLGKVEGLNNIDYSIEVAIAVGKPIHLSTISTLLNNNNISFPNIIHPTAVFYDKENLVLGKGNIFAPNTMLSCNVTIGNFNIFNTRVTIGHDSKVGDFNVLSPNAQISGGVEIGNLNYLGFNCGVIQQKKIGNNNILGAGSILLRSIKSDSTYIGNPAIRVNF; encoded by the coding sequence ATGAAAAAAATAGCAATTATTGGAGCAGGAGGTTTTGGGCAAGAGGTATTTTGCATCTGGAAAGATTTGTTGATTACACAGCAGCAAACTTTTGAATTTATAGGTTTTTTTGATGATGATACACTGGTTAAAAGCAATGCCTATGGTAAGGTATTAGGAAAAGTGGAGGGCTTGAACAATATTGATTATTCCATAGAAGTCGCTATTGCCGTTGGGAAACCCATACACCTAAGTACGATAAGTACATTATTAAATAACAATAATATTTCTTTCCCTAATATCATACATCCCACAGCGGTATTTTATGACAAAGAAAATTTAGTTTTGGGAAAAGGAAATATTTTTGCTCCCAATACTATGCTAAGTTGTAATGTAACCATAGGTAATTTTAATATTTTTAATACTAGGGTTACCATAGGGCATGATAGCAAGGTAGGAGACTTTAATGTATTGAGTCCCAATGCGCAAATATCAGGAGGGGTGGAAATAGGTAATCTCAATTATTTAGGTTTTAATTGTGGGGTTATTCAACAAAAAAAGATAGGAAACAATAACATATTAGGTGCAGGGAGCATATTACTTAGAAGTATTAAAAGCGATTCCACTTATATTGGAAACCCTGCTATAAGAGTTAATTTTTAA
- a CDS encoding sugar transferase, whose protein sequence is MYRDFFKPIMDFTLALVGFLLLSPVFILVTIGLFFANQGKPFFFQKRPGKNERIFSIIKFKTMNDKKDANGNLLSDAERLTAIGKFVRKTSLDEIPQLLNVIKGDMSLVGPRPLLPQYLPLYNEEQKKRHNVRPGITGWAQVNGRNAISWQQKFEYDVWYVENISLSLDIKILLLTVKKVFVSEGISQEGQATIEPFKGNE, encoded by the coding sequence ATGTATAGAGATTTTTTTAAACCTATTATGGATTTCACTTTGGCTCTTGTTGGTTTCTTGCTATTAAGTCCTGTTTTTATTTTAGTTACAATAGGTTTGTTTTTTGCAAACCAAGGGAAGCCTTTCTTTTTTCAGAAAAGACCTGGGAAAAATGAACGTATTTTTAGTATCATTAAGTTCAAAACAATGAATGATAAAAAAGATGCTAATGGTAATTTATTGTCTGATGCAGAACGCTTAACAGCAATAGGTAAATTCGTTAGAAAAACATCGTTAGATGAAATTCCGCAACTATTAAATGTAATTAAGGGAGATATGAGCTTAGTTGGTCCAAGACCTCTACTACCACAGTATTTGCCATTATATAATGAGGAACAGAAAAAAAGACATAATGTGCGTCCTGGCATTACAGGTTGGGCTCAAGTCAACGGCAGAAACGCTATCTCGTGGCAGCAAAAATTTGAATACGATGTTTGGTATGTAGAAAATATCTCACTATCTTTGGATATCAAAATTTTATTATTAACGGTAAAGAAAGTCTTTGTCTCCGAGGGGATTTCCCAAGAAGGACAGGCAACTATAGAGCCATTTAAAGGGAATGAATAG
- a CDS encoding glycosyltransferase family 4 protein, with translation MQKRKLFRVTTVPISLYALLRGQLRYMSDHFDVWGISSFGKELQLVEEEEEVCVSAVEMSRKITPFQDLKSLWKMWLLFRREKPCIVHTHTPKAGLIGMLASKLAGVPIRLHTVAGLPLMETKGGKRKLLDFVEKLTYACATKVYPNSKGLYDFIVEQKYTSIDKLSIIANGSSNGINTTHFSPKQISEELKKQLRKELDIKDTDFVYIFVGRLVGDKGINELIKAFKQIQKQNIKLLLVGAEERDLDPLKTETIQEIERNKNIIAVGFQKDVRPYFAIADALVFPSYREGFPNVVMQAGAMGLPSIVSNINGCNEIIENNKNGLIVPSKDVESLRKAMQIIIDDDNLYLRLKENSREMIVSCYQREFVWEELLKEYNKLIRENV, from the coding sequence ATGCAGAAAAGAAAATTATTTAGAGTAACCACAGTTCCTATTTCTCTTTATGCTTTGCTGAGAGGACAACTGAGGTATATGTCTGACCATTTTGATGTTTGGGGTATTTCATCTTTCGGAAAAGAACTTCAGTTGGTAGAGGAGGAAGAGGAAGTATGTGTTTCCGCAGTTGAGATGTCAAGAAAAATAACGCCTTTTCAAGATTTAAAATCACTTTGGAAAATGTGGCTCTTGTTTAGGAGAGAGAAGCCTTGTATCGTTCATACACATACACCAAAAGCAGGGTTGATTGGGATGTTGGCATCTAAATTAGCAGGAGTTCCTATTCGTTTACATACAGTGGCGGGTCTACCTCTGATGGAAACCAAAGGAGGTAAGCGTAAATTATTGGATTTTGTAGAAAAATTGACTTATGCTTGTGCTACCAAAGTGTATCCGAATTCTAAGGGGTTGTATGATTTTATTGTGGAGCAAAAATATACTTCAATAGATAAATTGAGTATTATAGCGAATGGTTCTTCAAACGGTATCAATACCACTCATTTTTCTCCCAAACAAATAAGTGAGGAATTGAAAAAGCAATTAAGGAAAGAACTGGATATTAAAGATACTGATTTTGTTTACATTTTTGTAGGTAGATTAGTTGGTGATAAAGGGATTAATGAGTTAATAAAAGCTTTTAAACAAATACAGAAACAAAATATTAAATTACTTTTAGTAGGAGCAGAAGAAAGAGACTTAGATCCTTTAAAAACTGAGACTATTCAAGAAATTGAAAGGAATAAGAATATTATAGCTGTTGGATTTCAAAAAGATGTAAGGCCTTACTTTGCTATTGCTGATGCTCTTGTGTTTCCAAGTTATCGGGAAGGCTTTCCTAATGTAGTTATGCAGGCAGGAGCTATGGGACTTCCAAGCATTGTGTCAAACATTAATGGATGCAATGAAATTATAGAGAATAACAAAAATGGGTTAATTGTTCCATCGAAAGATGTAGAAAGTCTTCGAAAGGCTATGCAAATCATTATAGATGATGATAATTTGTATTTACGGTTAAAAGAAAATAGTAGAGAAATGATTGTAAGCTGTTATCAGCGTGAGTTTGTATGGGAAGAATTATTAAAAGAGTATAATAAGCTAATTAGAGAGAATGTATAG